A genomic region of Miscanthus floridulus cultivar M001 chromosome 3, ASM1932011v1, whole genome shotgun sequence contains the following coding sequences:
- the LOC136544437 gene encoding flocculation protein FLO11-like, whose protein sequence is MVAAAARDGEARPLPELEAAVAPGSLRRSALLPPPSSSSALLFLSSPAPFSLAAARGQPGTEEAVRRPRLAPPGRSKHRCHPCPASSLHSLSRRAPLPTPHLRRPQPKPELTSTASSAAGATPLPGLADAAAATLLPGSAGSEAPRRPTPSCPPRTDEAPRAPPSPPPKPGAAVAAAPSRFEAEARRDEDRGPPAWFAALVAVGLYIVVRSAATFLFFSLLPCFSLPSIRAEAIAPPSALPSPSPLAASLSWETATGRRGRRRCSPVCTPPCFSLSLHFVLSPSLSLSISCGRKEQVEAPVWEAVARVNVEAAAGEVGSSAASSAVRSSSASGWVLLLRSCWRGLSYGCETFSCA, encoded by the exons ATGGTGGCCGCGGCGGCACGCGATGGAGAAGCTAGACCGCTACCGGAGCTTGAAGCCGCCGTCGCGCCGGGGTCGCTACGTCGTAGTGCTCTGCTtcctcccccttcttcctcctctgctctgctcttcCTTTCTTCCCCTGCCCCCTTCTCTCTTGCTGCTGCGCGCGGACAACCAGGAACGGAAGAGGCCGTCCGCCGCCCTCGCCTTGCTCCGCCGGGCCGCAGCAAGCACCGCTGCCACCCCTGCCCTGCTTCCTCGCTCCACTCCCTCTCACGCCGAGCACCGCTGCCGACCCCACACCTCCGCCGCCCCCAGCCAAAGCCCGAGCTCACC AGCACCGCGTCGAGCGCCGCCGGCGCCACTCCGCTGCCGGGCCTGGCTGATGCCGCCGCGGCCACCCTGCTCCCGGGCTCGGCCGGATCTGAGGCCCCACGGCGCCCAACCCCTTCCTGCCCGCCCCGCACTGACGAGGCTCCGCGGGCTCCACCTTCGCCGCCGCCGAAGCCGGGGGCTGCCGTCGCAGCCGCGCCCTCCAGATTCGAAGCTGAGGCGCGGAGGGATGAGGACCGAGGGCCTCCGGCGTGGTTCGCCGCCCTGGTCGCCGTCGGCCTCTACATCGTCGTGCGGTCCGCcgccaccttcctcttcttctccctgcTCCCCTGCTTCTCCCTCCCTTCAATCCGCGCCGAGGCAATAGCGCCGCCGAGCGCTCTCCCTTCCCCCTCTCCCCTTGCTGCCTCTCTCTCATGGGAGACGGCTACAGGCCGCCGGGGTCGTCGTCGGTGCTCCCCGGTCTGCACGCCACCttgcttctctctctccctccacttcGTTCTCTCCCCCTCGCTTTCTCTCTCTATCTCTTGTGGACGGAAGGAACAGGTGGAGGCGCCCGTGTGGGAGGCCGTGGCGCGGGTGAACGTCGAGGCCGCGGCGGGTGAGGTAGGCAGCTCGGCGGCGTCCTCGGCCGTGCGGTCATCGTCCGCTTCAGGATGGGTTCTGCTTTTGCGTAGCTGTTGGAGGGGTCTGAGTTACGGGTGCGAGACATTTTCCTGTGCATAA
- the LOC136546924 gene encoding probable mixed-linked glucan synthase 3, which translates to MASPAPAADGAVYATNGGLTDPLLVSANGHGAAPRKAAYGAKGKYWVAADKAERRAAKEAGGEEGRALLFRKYKVKGALLHPYRLLIIIRLIAVLVFFAWRISHNKSDIMWFWTMSIVGDVWFGFSWLLNQLPKFNPVKTIPDLAALKRHFDFSEGTSRLPGIDVFVTTADPIDEPILYTMNCVLSILAVDYPVDRLACYLSDDSGALILYEALVEVGKFAPLWVPFCRKYSIEPRAPESYFEHVAPPQAGRVTQEFLNDYRRVQMEYDEFKVRLDNLPDAIRKRSDVYNSMRAAEGDQKATWMANGVQWPGTWIDPTENHRKGHHAPIAKVVQDHPSRGQHHGSQPITESNLNIGTTDERLPMLVYVSREKNPSYDHNKKAGALNAQLRASALLSNAQLIINFDCDHYINNSQALGSAVCFMLDQRDGDNTAFVQFPQRFDNVDPTDRYGNHNRVFFDGTMLALNGLQGPSYLGTGCMFRRLALYGIDPPHCRAENITAEASRFGNSTIFLDSVSKALRNDRSITPPPIDDTFLAELERVVTCSYDKGTDWGKGVGYIYDIATEDIVTGFRIHGQGWRSMYCTMEHDAFCGVAPINLTERLHQIVRWSGGSLEMFFSHNNPFIGGHRIQPLQRVSYLNMTVYPVTSVFILIYALSPVMWLIPDEVYIQRPFTRYVVYLLIIIVMIHMIGWLEIKWAGVTWLDYWRNEQFFMIGSTSAYPMAVLHMAVNLLTKKGIHFRVTSKQTAADDNDKFADLYDFRWVPMLIPTMAVLICNVGAIGVALGKTVVYIGTWTAAKKMHAALGLLFNIWIMFLLYPFALAIIGRWAKRPIILVVLLPVVFALVALLYVGVHILLAGVIPF; encoded by the exons ATGGCTTCGCCGGCGCCGGCAGCCGACGGTGCCGTGTATGCGACCAATGGTGGCCTCACTGACCCACTTCTCGTGAGCGCGAACGGCCACGGTGCCGCCCCGAGGAAGGCTGCCTACGGCGCCAAGGGCAAGTACTGGGTGGCCGCTGACAAGGCCGAGAGGCGAGCTGCGAAGGAGGCCGGCGGTGAGGAGGGCCGCGCGCTGCTGTTCCGGAAGTATAAGGTCAAAGGCGCCCTCCTGCACCCCTACAG GTTGCTGATCATCATCCGATTAATCGCTGTCCTCGTCTTCTTCGCATGGCGCATCAGCCACAACAAATCTGACATCATGTGGTTTTGGACAATGTCCATAGTTGGCGATGTTTGGTTCGGCTTCTCGTGGCTCCTCAACCAGCTCCCAAAGTTCAACCCCGTCAAGACCATCCCAGACCTGGCCGCACTCAAGCGGCACTTTGACTTCTCTGAAGGCACCTCTAGGCTCCCCGGTATTGACGTTTTCGTCACCACTGCCGACCCCATTGATGAGCCCATACTCTACACCATGAACTGTGTCCTCTCCATCCTCGCTGTTGACTACCCAGTCGACAGGCTTGCCTGCTATCTCTCAGATGATAGCGGGGCACTGATTCTCTATGAGGCATTGGTCGAGGTCGGAAAGTTCGCACCTCTGTGGGTTCCATTCTGCCGCAAGTACTCCATTGAGCCAAGGGCACCAGAAAGCTATTTTGAGCATGTGGCGCCACCGCAGGCTGGAAGGGTGACGCAGGAGTTCTTGAATGATTATAGGAGGGTGCAAATGGAGTATGATGAGTTCAAGGTGCGCTTGGACAACCTCCCTGATGCCATCCGCAAGAGATCTGATGTTTATAATAGCATGAGAGCTGCAGAAGGAGATCAAAAGGCAACTTGGATGGCAAATGGGGTTCAATGGCCTGGCACATGGATTGATCCAACAGAAAACCATAGAAAAGGACACCATGCTCCAATTGCCAAG GTTGTGCAGGACCATCCAAGCCGTGGACAGCATCATGGTTCACAACCCATTACTGAAAGCAATCTCAACATTGGCACCACTGATGAGCGCCTCCCAATGCTTGTTTATGTCTCTCGTGAGAAGAACCCAAGTTATGACCACAACAAGAAGGCAGGTGCCCTGAATGCACAGCTGCGGGCCTCTGCTCTCCTCTCTAATGCCCAACTCATCATCAACTTTGACTGCGACCACTACATCAACAATTCTCAAGCCCTAGGTTCGGCTGTCTGCTTCATGCTAGATCAACGGGATGGTGACAACACCGCATTTGTTCAGTTCCCACAGCGCTTCGACAATGTTGACCCCACAGACCGCTATGGTAACCACAACCGTGTCTTCTTCGATGGGACCATGCTTGCCCTTAATGGTTTGCAAGGACCCTCATACCTCGGCACGGGTTGCATGTTCCGTCGCTTAGCACTCTATGGTATTGATCCACCCCACTGCAGAGCAGAAAACATCACAGCCGAAGCTAGCAGGTTTGGTAACTCCACGATCTTCCTAGATTCAGTGTCAAAAGCCCTGAGAAATGACAGGTCAATCACACCACCACCAATTGATGACACATTCCTTGCTGAATTAGAGAGGGTTGTAACATGTTCTTATGACAAAGGTACTGACTGGGGCAAGGGTGTAGGGTACATCTATGACATAGCCACTGAAGATATAGTAACTGGATTTCGCATCCACGGGCAGGGGTGGCGCTCTATGTATTGCACAATGGAGCATGACGCGTTCTGTGGCGTTGCACCAATCAACCTAACTGAACGCCTCCATCAAATTGTGCGATGGTCTGGTGGGTCTTTAGAGATGTTCTTCTCCCACAACAACCCATTCATAGGTGGTCACCGGATTCAACCCCTTCAGCGTGTCTCCTACCTCAACATGACAGTCTACCCAGTCACATCAGTCTTCATCCTGATCTATGCTCTAAGCCCGGTGATGTGGCTTATCCCTGATGAAGTATACATCCAGAGACCATTCACTAGGTATGTCGTGTACCTTCTCATAATCATAGTGATGATTCACATGATTGGCTGGCTTGAGATAAAGTGGGCGGGGGTCACATGGCTGGACTATTGGCGCAATGAGCAGTTCTTTATGATCGGCTCAACAAGTGCATATCCAATGGCAGTGCTGCACATGGCAGTGAACCTCCTCACAAAGAAGGGCATACACTTCAGGGTCACTTCCAAGCAAACAGCCGCAGATGACAATGACAAGTTTGCTGACTTGTATGATTTTAGATGGGTGCCAATGCTCATCCCAACAATGGCAGTTCTGATCTGCAATGTTGGTGCCATTGGTGTAGCCCTGGGCAAAACAGTGGTATACATTGGAACATGGACAGCGGCAAAGAAGATGCATGCAGCATTGGGTCTGTTGTTCAACATATGGATCATGTTTCTCCTCTACCCATTTGCACTAGCGATCATAGG